In Nitrososphaerales archaeon, a genomic segment contains:
- a CDS encoding CBS domain-containing protein, whose amino-acid sequence MSLEDLKRVQIQQLITEPLIVPINTNISSIIATMQNNNAYEVFIEAKGKIGIISVRDLLRVKDITTTKPTTIMKYAPHLLPNAPLSEAATLMTQYRLRALPVVQSSKVKGQITAISIINLMKDYGIKGVKANSIMTPQPITISRWDPLTKARSIMLRRKIDHLPVVEDGRLFGILNSSMIVNNLMPSIGIRRGAIGVESRSRLDFPVDRIADREFVTCNVNEDVSSIIEKMATGRTCTIITLLDEIQGIITQRDIIKLLMMGKEVATKIPIYMVGLPDDPFEAEAAREKFNRVVALLRRSLPSIEEASSVIKSKDVGGRRRYEVSVSLKTPYKTFNYTQTGWELPQIFDELTDRMKRILSMKPKKRVDSQRA is encoded by the coding sequence CTATGCAGAATAATAATGCTTATGAGGTCTTTATTGAAGCAAAAGGAAAGATCGGCATTATTTCAGTAAGAGACTTATTGAGAGTAAAGGATATTACAACGACGAAGCCTACCACCATTATGAAGTACGCACCTCACTTACTACCAAATGCTCCACTTTCAGAAGCTGCAACTCTCATGACTCAATATAGATTAAGAGCTCTACCTGTCGTTCAGAGTTCCAAAGTTAAGGGTCAGATAACGGCGATCTCGATCATCAATTTAATGAAGGATTACGGGATTAAAGGGGTGAAGGCGAATAGTATAATGACCCCGCAACCCATTACTATTTCAAGATGGGACCCTTTAACCAAAGCGAGAAGTATAATGTTGAGGAGGAAGATAGATCATCTACCCGTTGTAGAAGATGGTAGACTCTTTGGAATTTTAAATTCATCCATGATCGTGAATAATTTGATGCCTAGTATTGGGATAAGGCGGGGTGCCATTGGTGTTGAGAGTCGTAGTAGGCTCGACTTTCCTGTAGATCGAATTGCCGATAGAGAATTTGTAACCTGTAATGTTAATGAAGATGTGAGTAGCATTATAGAAAAGATGGCTACAGGCAGAACATGCACCATCATTACTCTTTTAGATGAGATACAGGGTATCATCACTCAAAGAGATATTATAAAACTTTTAATGATGGGTAAGGAGGTGGCTACAAAAATCCCCATCTATATGGTCGGTCTTCCAGACGATCCATTTGAAGCTGAAGCGGCAAGAGAGAAGTTCAATAGGGTAGTAGCTCTTCTGAGGAGAAGCCTTCCGAGTATTGAAGAGGCAAGCTCAGTCATAAAGAGTAAAGATGTGGGGGGCAGAAGGCGATATGAGGTGAGTGTGAGTTTAAAGACACCCTATAAAACCTTCAATTACACTCAAACTGGTTGGGAGCTCCCCCAAATTTTTGATGAATTAACCGATAGAATGAAGAGGATTTTAAGTATGAAGCCGAAGAAAAGGGTCGATTCACAAAGGGCATAA
- a CDS encoding helix-turn-helix domain-containing protein: MLGHPLRRKIIRYLGEHESGSFTNLKSYLNVSTGTLYYQLDLLKNLIEQNEERKYYLNEKGKFAYKLLLESSEKLTSSRFIKRSSTIKGYITLWLIGWKLISHLYGIPKLAILIALIILLYGAWITNISGLYPIVFIYMERLPIPQSYIPLLFISGYLLVNILANLTSYILYRTLEGVKYLFLGTAFSLTPTFILPTLYVIAKGLQAPLTSIQAQILMLIGMGYFFSFFTSAISLSKGLVFEKAALSASFTLYFCIGLTFILNSL; encoded by the coding sequence ATGCTGGGCCACCCTTTGAGGAGAAAGATCATTCGTTATCTTGGGGAGCATGAATCTGGTAGCTTTACTAATCTCAAATCGTACTTGAACGTAAGTACAGGTACTCTTTACTATCAACTCGACCTCCTCAAAAATCTTATTGAGCAAAATGAAGAGAGAAAGTATTATCTGAATGAGAAAGGCAAATTCGCATATAAATTACTTTTGGAGAGTAGCGAAAAGTTAACTTCCAGCCGCTTCATTAAAAGGAGCTCGACGATAAAGGGTTACATAACGCTTTGGCTCATAGGTTGGAAGCTCATTTCTCATCTGTATGGCATACCAAAGCTCGCCATCCTTATCGCCCTTATAATTCTTCTTTATGGTGCCTGGATCACAAACATTTCTGGATTGTACCCTATCGTCTTCATCTACATGGAGCGCTTACCTATCCCACAATCCTACATACCTTTACTCTTCATTTCCGGATACCTTCTAGTCAATATTCTCGCAAACTTAACATCATATATTTTATATAGGACGTTAGAGGGCGTGAAGTACCTCTTCTTGGGCACAGCCTTCTCTCTTACTCCCACATTCATCTTACCGACCTTATATGTTATAGCAAAGGGGCTTCAAGCACCTTTAACGAGCATTCAAGCCCAGATCCTTATGCTCATTGGAATGGGCTACTTCTTCTCATTCTTCACATCGGCGATCTCCCTTTCTAAAGGGTTGGTCTTCGAAAAGGCCGCCCTTTCAGCTTCCTTCACACTCTACTTCTGCATCGGGTTAACCTTTATTCTTAACTCCCTTTGA
- a CDS encoding PepSY domain-containing protein, whose product MSTHRKIIPIMTATVIIICSILMLNMIMSVSAKSEGTAINGDKYLKEPQFITIQRERFDKFEGRLVEPSIMRSHMDVKKNSILLMYRGDSRDRVQGQSRNLTITPEQAKAIVEAAIPNFRVGTPISLRTCWIVPIEDGKGVVTSITVGKVSASTSEQAKKIVEESLGKGWKAGEPKLLKTIYNVPLIDSNNTIIGYVKVDGKTGEIVRRPSLTPNITGEQAKAIVNDAIKEFKVGEVKDRGNLWIVNIDYKNKVVMRIPLGKLNTPTAEDALKAVRESLSKGWKAGEPKQLRLVYNVPIIDANGNIIGSVKVDGKTGEIITDFPTPPSLRR is encoded by the coding sequence ATGAGCACGCATCGTAAAATCATACCGATCATGACGGCTACGGTAATCATCATCTGCTCAATACTGATGTTAAATATGATTATGTCGGTAAGTGCGAAATCTGAAGGTACAGCCATAAATGGAGATAAATACCTTAAAGAACCCCAGTTTATAACCATTCAAAGAGAGAGGTTTGATAAGTTCGAAGGAAGGTTAGTAGAGCCCAGTATTATGCGCTCACATATGGATGTAAAGAAGAATTCTATCCTCCTTATGTACAGAGGTGATTCACGAGATAGAGTGCAAGGTCAATCTAGAAACCTGACCATCACCCCTGAGCAAGCCAAAGCGATAGTAGAAGCAGCGATCCCAAACTTTAGAGTGGGCACACCCATTTCTCTTAGAACGTGCTGGATCGTTCCCATCGAAGATGGGAAGGGTGTGGTAACATCGATAACGGTTGGTAAGGTCAGCGCCTCTACATCAGAGCAGGCTAAAAAGATCGTTGAAGAGTCTTTGGGCAAGGGTTGGAAGGCTGGAGAACCGAAATTACTAAAAACCATCTATAACGTTCCATTGATCGATTCAAATAACACGATAATAGGTTACGTGAAGGTCGATGGTAAGACTGGCGAGATCGTTAGGAGGCCTTCACTCACACCCAATATAACTGGTGAGCAGGCCAAAGCGATAGTAAATGATGCAATTAAAGAGTTCAAAGTGGGTGAAGTTAAAGATAGAGGTAATCTATGGATTGTAAATATCGATTATAAGAATAAGGTTGTCATGAGAATACCTCTCGGAAAGCTCAACACCCCGACAGCTGAAGATGCTTTAAAGGCGGTTCGAGAATCTTTGAGTAAGGGTTGGAAGGCTGGAGAACCGAAGCAGTTGCGACTTGTCTACAACGTGCCTATTATAGATGCGAATGGAAATATCATCGGTAGTGTAAAGGTCGATGGTAAGACTGGCGAGATCATCACGGACTTTCCAACACCTCCATCACTACGTAGATGA